The following are from one region of the Sorghum bicolor cultivar BTx623 chromosome 2, Sorghum_bicolor_NCBIv3, whole genome shotgun sequence genome:
- the LOC8055784 gene encoding zinc finger AN1 domain-containing stress-associated protein 17, giving the protein MARRGTEAFPSLGAHCDEPDCNQLDFLPFDCDGCGKVFCAAHRTYRDHGCAKAADQGRTVVVCPDCGDSIERLVPGQDEREILAAHARSRRCDPAKNRKPRCPARRCKEQLTFSNTHHCKGCARKVCLKHRFPADHDCAASARAAAGAAAAAARRAGGECGRGARKEGNGGGWALPASIRSLKIF; this is encoded by the coding sequence ATGGCGCGGCGGGGCACGGAGGCGTTCCCGAGCCTGGGCGCGCACTGCGACGAGCCCGACTGCAACCAGCTCGACTTCCTGCCCTTCGACTGCGACGGCTGCGGCAAGGTCTTCTGCGCCGCGCACCGGACCTACCGGGACCACGGCTGCGCCAAGGCGGCGGACCAGGGCCGCACCGTCGTCGTCTGCCCGGACTGCGGCGACTCCATCGAGAGGCTCGTCCCGGGGCAGGACGAGCGGGAGATCCTGGCGGCGCACGCGCGGTCGCGGCGCTGCGACCCGGCCAAGAATCGCAAGCCCCGGTGCCCCGCGCGCCGGTGCAAGGAGCAGCTCACCTTCTCCAACACCCACCACTGCAAGGGCTGCGCCCGGAAGGTGTGCCTCAAGCACAGGTTCCCGGCCGACCACGACTGCGCCGCCAGCGCACGCGCCgcggcgggggcggcggcggcggcggcgaggagggcCGGCGGGGAGTGCGGCCGTGGCGCGCGGAAGGAAGGGAACGGCGGCGGCTGGGCGCTGCCGGCGTCCATCCGGAGCCTCAAGATCTTTTGA